Part of the Methylophaga nitratireducenticrescens genome is shown below.
TAAGCTTTATCGTTTGATACGACGTGTCAGCCAAACCGATGCGAATGTATTTCTGATTGGCGAAAGTGGATGTGGGAAAGAAGTTGCTGCCAAGACCATCCATGAACAGAGCGAGCGCGCTAACGAACCCATGGTTTGTGTCAATTGTGCTGCTCTTTCAGCCGATCTAGTTGAAAGCGAGTTATTTGGTCATGAAAAAGGTGCTTTTACCGGAGCGGTAAATCAACATATCGGATTTTTTGAACAAGGTGGTAATGGTATCTTATTACTGGATGAAATTACGGAAATGCCGTTGCCTTTACAAGGCAAACTGCTCAGGGTGTTGGAAAGTGGTGAATTCCGCAGAGTGGGTAGCGATATTGTAAGACAGTCCAAAGTAAGAATTATTGCGGCGACCAATCGCGACCCCGAAGAAGCCATTGAAGCCGGTTTTCTACGTGAGGATCTTTACTTTCGTCTGGCACATTTTCCAATCAAACTTCCTCCGTTAAGGCAGCGGGGAAATGATGTAATTGAACTGGCCAAACATTTCCTAGCTTATCGTAATGAAGCCACTGGTTCAGGGAAGGTCTTTTCCGATGAAGTGTTGGAGATTTTTGCTCAATACAACTGGCCAGGAAATGTCAGAGAGCTTAAACATTGTGTTGAACGGGCACATATTCTGGCGGAAGAGGTCATTACTGTTACAGATTTACCTGATTTTGGCAGTAATTCGCTTATTAATGAAAATGGTATTAAACCAGGAACATCAATCAAAGACGCTGAAAAAACATTGATTTTTTCGACCTTGGAAGCTTGTAAACAGAATAAAACCCAAGCAGCTAAGCAGCTTGGTATCACTGTTAAGACTTTATATAACAAACTCGATCAATATGTCCAATTAGACCATCTGTAGTGGTTCCATGAATAGATAACCTTTTTTCTAATTCAGGCAATTTTTCCCATAAATATTATTAACGTCGGAATGTTCATTTATCAAAATGAAGCAAAAGATTAGGGCTTGTATATCTTTCATCTCCGCCAAATTCTAAAAAGTGAAAAATTGTTACAGCTAGTACAATTCAAACTTTTGGCTATCGAGAGTTACTTAGTAATAGTGAAATATTTTTATCAAATGCTGTAAAAGTGGATTCCAGTAATTTTTTGGGAAATTCTTCAGGAAGCTCTTTTAGCGTATTTTCGATGACGGATTCTTTGTCTTTACAAAGTTGCTCGAAAATTTCAGCGATTGATTGACGTGAAAGCCCTGCTTCAACGCCAGTCTCGATGATATACCGAACAGCAATTTCTTTAATTTTGTAGTGTCTGGATTTACCAAAACTCATACTGAGCTTGTAATTCTTATGAGCTACTTGTTTGGCATCGACTGATGGCTGTAGGGTTAGGACATCGTATAGCGGCGTCATTCTATATCTTCCGCCAGGCATTAAAGACAAGCTAAAGTTTTTACCATGGCCATCTGTGGCACCAATAGCCCAAAATAAAATTGTGGACATGAAAAAGTCCATCCGGTCCTGCGTTGGCTCATCACTGCCACGAAATAAGTCCATTATTTCTACAATACCTGGACCTCCTTCACTTTGATATTTTCTCGTGGGTGGGATGGAGAGTGCTTGGCAACAATCTTCCTGTGGCAATCGGATCAGCCTGCCATCCGCAGTCCACCTCCTATCAAATCGTTCAATCACCAAGGCCCTACGACTTCCAAAATCAATGATCTCTGTGTTAGCTGTTCTTAGACCAAAGTTTTTTAGGAGTTTTAAACACAGAAATTCATTCTCAACACTGTGGGTGAGATCCATACCATTCGACAGTTTGCCTATTTGTGGCTTGAGTATATGTGTTGTTGGAGTTGTGCCTGTGGGTTTAATCCACTCTCCATTATGAAAGAGCAAAGCGGTCTTCCCTTGGGCTCCAGCAATGGATATTCGAAAGTCATTTTCTTTTTGTAGCCCGAGTGGTACCTCATCTAACTCGCCCAGTAAGACTTCAATTTCATGCTCTGATAAAACAGTACCCTCAAGCTGGTTACTTGTTTCTTGAAAACTCCCCTGGGGAAGGAACTGTAATGCTCCAATACAATCTCTGCCAATCACTGACAACAGACTGAAAGCATCAGTGCCATATGCACCTACTCGTTCTGCAAGCCTTTTTCTAACACCGTCATTATCGGGTAAAAGGTTCTCGAAGACGGATATTACCCGAGCACCGATGAAGCGATCTTTCCTGAGAGGTAAGGATAAAGAAACAGGAAAAGCATGCTCCCAATCTAACCAACGTTGATCATATATAAACGATATAGCGCCTGTGCTTTCACGAATAAGCTGTCCGACGATTCGGTTACTTATCCATACATCAAGCGGGATATAGTGTTGACGACGGCCCATGCTACAAGATTTCCTCTAGCTGGCTGATATTACCCTTACTGCGCTCTTGTACATGAATTTCCAAATCCAAAGCGGCAAATAAATCAAAAACAGTATCCAGCTTCGTGCTCGAGACACCATTTTCAATTTTTGAAATCGTTTCCTGCCATATACCGCTTTTTGAGGCTAACTCACTTTGAGTTAAGGCTTTCGCTTTACGAGCGTGCCTGATGGCATTACCTAAATCTTTAGGCGATCTGACCAGTATCTTCATCTTAACCTCATTACAAGTAAATATGACCTGTAGGCCATAAATTTCGTATATGACTTGAAAATCATAATCTGTTTTTATGGTCTTTGTATCATAAATCCAATATATGGTCTATAGGTCATAATAAACTTATTACGATTGAAGAAAGTTTTATTAACCAGAGCTGCGCATAAGATAAGGAGCGATTAAAAGCCTGAGCCATGATCGAATCGTTTGACCAACAACGAGGGCTCGAAAGGGCTCCGTAATGGATAATCTAGAACAAATGTTTTGTGAAGCCGATGATTGTTGCCAAAGATTTATTCCCGCCTGGCAGCAGGAATTGTTAGAAAACGAAGACAAGTGTCGAAATAAGCCAGGCCAGTTATCAGAAAGTGAAGTCATCACACTACTGATTTTGTTTCACCATGAAAATTGAGCAATATATGAATCGCCTTATTGAATCAGACGTACCAACGGTTGTGAAAAACTACGAACAGCACATTAAAAACCGTAAAACATTACAAGGGCAGCTAGCTCAGTTGGATATGAAAATTGAGCAATATATGAATCGCCTTATGGAATCAGACGCGCCATCAGTTGTGAAGAACTATGAACAGCACATAAAAAAGCTTGAAGAAAATAAGGTTGAAATCATGGAGAACATACAAAAAAACAGTGCACCAAAACGAGAGCTGGATGACATACTTCGAACTACTGTTGAGTTCTTTGAAAATGTCTCTAATCTATGGAAAAACGGGCGTTTCGAAGAAAAGCGGGCAGTGTTGAAGCTTGCTTTTTCCGGTAAGCTGGCATAGGTGAGAAACGAAGGTTTTCGAACCCCTCAAACCTCGCTGCCATTCAGGCTTTTAGGGGAATTATCTACCCCTAATTATGAAGTGGCGCGCCCGACAGGAATTGAACCTGTGACCCTCGGCTTCGGAATGCAAAAAAATACCTCCAGATATTTCAACAAAAAATGACATTGAAATACAGCTATAGATATTAAATGTATGTAAGTATATGTTTTTAAATTAGTTTTAAATCTACCATTTTACGACAAATAAGACCATTTAATGGTTAGGTCTAACAGCTATTGATTCAACGAAATCCATGAATGTCGGAAAGTTTGTCACGCTCTATTTTCAAAATAACGACCTTTAGCCAACTTTTGCAATGTCAGATTTATATGGATTTCCCAAAAATGTCTAAGTATTTTTTCAACCTTTTCCACTAGGGTGTTTGCGAAAACCTTCAATCTTGTTTTTGGATATTGGATCGGAAGCAGACCAAAGTTAAAGGAGTTATAATCAGTATGAGTTAGTTTGAATACTTGCATACTGATGTCTCATAAGGAGGTGAAAAATGCTGATTGCTTTGATGATTTTGTTAGTTGGTTTAGCTTTGTATTGGCCAATCAAGATCCATGCTCGCAATAGTGGTCAGACTTTGCTTAAAAGCGCTATCACCGATCCCGCCTCGATTGGTCTCGCTGGATTTGTATTGGCCGGGGCAGCTATCATGTTAACCGCTCCATTCTGGCCGTCCTTTGAGCTGCACAGATCAGGACTCTTGATGTTTACATTGGGCTGCGGCTTCAGCTTTCTATTCTCATTCGCTGTTATTTATGACGATATACAGGACAGGAAACAAGAAAAGCGTCCTTACCGTTCGATGTATAAACGCCTCCAGACAATGCGAAAAAGCAAACAGCTCTAGTTTGTGTATTCCAAATATGGAAGCCTAACTCTACTCCAACAACTTTACAGGCCAGCACCAGAACGAAACTTGGTGTTTGACTTGCGCGATCGAAGACGGGTTCTACCCCGATTTTGGGGACACTTCAAAGAAGCCTGATAATGGGCAAAAGGAGTGTTTATGTCGAAGAGAAGAAAGTTAATCTGTTCATATGAATACCTCTCAATATGCAAAATGGTTAAATGTTCGAATGATGTCGTTCTCCGAGATATTCAAGATTTAGTTAATTGAAAAATATTTCTTCTGAACTCGGGAGGTAGTCGGAGTAGAAATGATCTGCTCCCCACTTTCTAATCCATAAAGAACTTAGTAATGTTCATCACTGAAAAGGAAGATGAGCATGAAAAAATGATTTACAGAAGAGCAAATCATTCAGATTTTGAAAGTGGCAGAAGCGGGGCTCTCCGTGAAGGAGTTATGTCGGAAATACGCTATTTCCGATGCGACGTTCTACACCTAGCAAAAAAATACGCTGGTCTGGCAGTCTCCGAGGCCCGTCGTCTCAAAGGCCTTGAACAAGAAAACGCCCAGCTCAAAAAATTACTTGCCGAATCCATGCTGGACAATGAAGCCCTCAAGGTGGCGTTGAACCGAAAGTACTGACCGTCAGGAATAAGCGGGAGGCGGTGCGCGCGATGCTGTCACAAACAGCTATTTCTGAGCGAAGAGCCTGTTCCCTAGTCGGTCTGAACCGCGCCACCATGCGATACCAAAGCCAGTCAACACAAGAAACTGACTTGGTACAACGTATTAAAGCGATTGCCTTTGAAGGTTATCGGCGAGTGTATCAGCTATTACGTCGAGAGGGACGCCATGTGAACCACAAGAAAGTTTATCGGTTGTATCGAGAAGCTGGATTGGCGGTACGTAAACGAAAACGACGCAAAGGTCTCATGGTGGGGCGTCAGCCTTTATTGCTACCAGACAGC
Proteins encoded:
- a CDS encoding sigma-54 interaction domain-containing protein, translated to MTEQDYEADLVIFAPQKATESDYKLFETHPLQNTADWILLSDGLPNKWLDLMMSKGVAYHFRQMSDFTPLIEVAQEFATEFKQLKKNRHTATLTSTLDQYGSLLGSSAVMHKLYRLIRRVSQTDANVFLIGESGCGKEVAAKTIHEQSERANEPMVCVNCAALSADLVESELFGHEKGAFTGAVNQHIGFFEQGGNGILLLDEITEMPLPLQGKLLRVLESGEFRRVGSDIVRQSKVRIIAATNRDPEEAIEAGFLREDLYFRLAHFPIKLPPLRQRGNDVIELAKHFLAYRNEATGSGKVFSDEVLEIFAQYNWPGNVRELKHCVERAHILAEEVITVTDLPDFGSNSLINENGIKPGTSIKDAEKTLIFSTLEACKQNKTQAAKQLGITVKTLYNKLDQYVQLDHL
- a CDS encoding type II toxin-antitoxin system HipA family toxin; the protein is MGRRQHYIPLDVWISNRIVGQLIRESTGAISFIYDQRWLDWEHAFPVSLSLPLRKDRFIGARVISVFENLLPDNDGVRKRLAERVGAYGTDAFSLLSVIGRDCIGALQFLPQGSFQETSNQLEGTVLSEHEIEVLLGELDEVPLGLQKENDFRISIAGAQGKTALLFHNGEWIKPTGTTPTTHILKPQIGKLSNGMDLTHSVENEFLCLKLLKNFGLRTANTEIIDFGSRRALVIERFDRRWTADGRLIRLPQEDCCQALSIPPTRKYQSEGGPGIVEIMDLFRGSDEPTQDRMDFFMSTILFWAIGATDGHGKNFSLSLMPGGRYRMTPLYDVLTLQPSVDAKQVAHKNYKLSMSFGKSRHYKIKEIAVRYIIETGVEAGLSRQSIAEIFEQLCKDKESVIENTLKELPEEFPKKLLESTFTAFDKNISLLLSNSR
- a CDS encoding helix-turn-helix domain-containing protein, with the translated sequence MKILVRSPKDLGNAIRHARKAKALTQSELASKSGIWQETISKIENGVSSTKLDTVFDLFAALDLEIHVQERSKGNISQLEEIL